The following are from one region of the Noviherbaspirillum sedimenti genome:
- a CDS encoding TerC family protein, protein MLELLADPQIWIAFATLTALELVLGIDNIIFIAILVDKLPPEKREFARKIGLFAAMFMRIGLLLVLSWIIGMTAPLFTVLGNEISGRDLVLIAGGLFLLWKSVGEIHQSMEGEEGHASSAVKATMAAVIAQIMVVDLVFSLDSIITAVGMVDQVAVMIAAVVASVGLMMLFAGPIGRFVSAHPTIKMLALSFLVVVAVVLIAEGFDTHVPKGYVYSAMAFSVVVEMLNIRMRKRSAKPVHLHAPYASGGVQDNQG, encoded by the coding sequence ATGCTCGAACTTCTCGCCGACCCGCAAATCTGGATCGCATTTGCCACGCTGACCGCCCTGGAACTGGTTCTCGGCATCGACAACATCATTTTTATCGCCATCCTGGTGGACAAGCTGCCGCCGGAAAAGCGCGAGTTCGCGCGCAAGATCGGCTTGTTTGCCGCCATGTTCATGCGTATCGGCCTGCTGCTGGTCCTGTCGTGGATCATCGGCATGACCGCGCCGTTATTTACCGTACTCGGCAACGAGATTTCCGGGCGTGACCTGGTCCTGATCGCCGGCGGCCTGTTCCTGTTGTGGAAGAGCGTCGGTGAAATCCACCAGTCGATGGAAGGCGAGGAAGGCCACGCTTCGAGCGCCGTCAAAGCGACCATGGCCGCGGTGATCGCGCAAATCATGGTGGTTGACCTGGTGTTTTCGCTGGATTCGATCATTACCGCAGTGGGCATGGTCGACCAGGTTGCGGTGATGATTGCCGCAGTGGTGGCTTCGGTAGGCCTGATGATGTTGTTTGCCGGCCCGATCGGCCGTTTTGTCTCGGCCCACCCGACCATCAAGATGCTGGCCTTGTCCTTCCTGGTCGTGGTGGCGGTGGTGCTGATCGCCGAAGGCTTCGACACTCATGTGCCCAAGGGTTATGTTTATAGCGCGATGGCGTTTTCGGTGGTGGTGGAAATGCTGAATATCCGCATGCGCAAGCGTTCCGCCAAGCCGGTGCATTTGCATGCGCCGTATGCCAGCGGCGGTGTGCAGGACAATCAAGGCTAA